The following are from one region of the Nicotiana tabacum cultivar K326 chromosome 3, ASM71507v2, whole genome shotgun sequence genome:
- the LOC142179612 gene encoding uncharacterized protein LOC142179612: protein MGDFNAIMGIEDRVNGTVVQENEIKDFRSLMEECRLNELGTVGRSYTWTNSHVYSRIDRALVNAHWMINMPPMQVHVMDPQFSDHSPLCIELEAETEHKGKPFKFFNCLAEHPSFESIIREGWNKETGI from the coding sequence ATGGGGGACTTTAATGCAATAATGGGCATTGAAGATAGGGTGAATGGCACAGTAGTACAGGAAAATGAGATCAAAGACTTTAGATCTCTAATGGAGGAATGCAGACTAAATGAACTTGGAACTGTGGGTAGATCTTATACATGGACAAACAGTCATGTATATAGTAGAATTGACAGGGCTTTAGTCAATGCTCACTGGATGATAAACATGCCTCCAATGCAAGTACATGTAATGGACCCTCAGTTTTCTGATCACTCCCCATTGTGTATAGAGCTGGAAGCAGAAACGGAACATAAAGggaaacctttcaaattttttaaTTGTCTTGCTGAACACCCAAGCTTTGAAAGTATAATTAGAGAAGGATGGAATAAGGAAACAGGAATATGA
- the LOC107773745 gene encoding putative protein phosphatase 2C 2 produces MGAEAEVIVPVQQTITTVLDVPCCSDVDFKSPDATTLQFVPSIRSGSFADIGPRRFMEDEHIRIDDLSEHLGSLVRFPQPCAFYGVFDGHGGPEAAAYVRKHVLRLLFEDANFPQTSEVDDAFLKEVENSLREGFLLADLALADECNVCSSSGTTALTALVLGRLLMVANVGDCRAVLCHKGEAINMSQDHRPNYASERRRVEELGGFIDDGYLNGVLSVTRALGDWDMKLPRGSASPLIAEPEFRQIILSEDDEFLIIGCDGIWDVMSSQQAVNLVRRGLRRHDDPEQCAKDLVMEALRLNTFDNLTVVIVCFTSVDHSEPSQSRQRRLRCCSFSAEALCSLQSWLDNSGSR; encoded by the exons ATGGGAGCTGAAGCTGAGGTTATTGTACCAGTACAACAGACCATCACCACGGTCTTAGATGTCCCCTGTTGTTCTGATGTG GATTTTAAATCCCCAGATGCGACAACTTTGCAGTTTGTTCCTAGCATTCGTTCAGGTAGTTTTGCAGATATTGGCCCACGGAGGTTCATGGAAGATGAGCATATAAGGATAGATGATCTTTCCGAACATCTAGGCTCCCTAGTCAGGTTTCCTCAGCCTTGTGCCTTCTATGGG GTATTTGATGGTCATGGAGGACCTGAGGCAGCAGCTTATGTGAGAAAACATGTCCTCAGACTCCTTTTTGAGGACGCCAATTTCCCTCAGACATCAGAAGTTGATGACGCATTTTTAAAAGAGGTGGAAAACTCTCTAAGAGAAGGGTTTCTTCTTGCTGACCTTGCTTTGGCTGATGAGTGTAATGTGTGTAGTTCCTCTGGAACTACTGCATTGACAGCTCTGGTATTGGGAAg GCTTCTAATGGTGGCAAATGTGGGAGACTGCCGAGCAGTTCTTTGCCATAAGGGAGAGGCGATTAATATGTCTCAAGACCATAGACCGAATTATGCATCGGAGAGAAGGCGTGTCGAAGAGTTGGGCGGATTTATTGACGATGGCTATCTCAATGGTGTCCTATCAGTGACTAGGGCCTTAGGGGACTGGGACATGAAGCTGCCTCGTGGCTCTGCCTCTCCTCTGATAGCAGAGCCTGAATTCCGACAGATTATCTTGAGCGAGGATGATGAATTCCTTATAATTGGTTGTGATGGGATCTGGGATGTTATGTCAAGTCAACAAGCGGTTAATCTGGTACGTCGTGGTCTGAGACGGCATGATGATCCTGAACAGTGTGCCAAGGATCTTGTCATGGAGGCCCTGCGGCTCAATACTTTCGACAATCTTACTGTGGTAATTGTTTGCTTTACTTCCGTTGATCATTCTGAACCATCACAGTCACGACAGAGGCGATTAAGATGCTGCAGCTTCTCTGCAGAAGCCTTGTGCAGCTTACAGAGTTGGTTGGACAACAGTGGAAGCCGTTGA
- the LOC107773249 gene encoding uncharacterized protein LOC107773249, which produces MAGILIQWYDFICFGIVGIAMFGALYVLCCCKIKQQRYQTLIDDHNIISRHEILLPLQGCDQSSLSPSAVEIGSFSSSCWRGIHPVWLLATRFVSLVVLCVFLTWDVLLYNYSIFVYYTEWTFTLLIVYFAIGTIISAYGCVRYYSNKLAPRPGDTADHEIDNKAKTNKSMFKLQGQYYNEDTVPQRASFWSYVLQISYQTCAGSVILTDIVFWFIILPYSSNSHLQLNLLMGGMHSLNIIFLLIDTCLNSLPLPWSGLAYFVLWSCCYVIFQWLIHACGLIWWPYPFLELSTPWAPLWYFCLAVFHLPCYGIYWLLVAFKNSTFSTLFPQAFVRHSC; this is translated from the exons ATGGCAGGAATTTTGATACAGTGGTATGATTTTATTTGTTTCGGGATAGTAGGCATCGCCATGTTTGGCGCCCTTTACGTGCTCTGCTGCTGCAAAATTAAGCAACAGCGTTACCAAACACTTATTGACGACCACAACATTATTAGTCGTCATGAGATCCTTTTGCCCCTGCAAGGCTGCGATCAGTCGTCGTTGTCGCCATCAGCAgtggaaattgggagtttttCAAGTAGTTGTTGGCGTGGGATTCACCCTGTATGGCTCTTGGCTACACGTTTTGTATCTTTAGTTGTTCTCTGCGTATTTTTAACCTGGGATGTCCTCCTTTACAACTACTCCATCTTTGTCTATTACACCGA GTGGACTTTTACGTTGCTAATCGTCTATTTTGCA ATTGGAACCATCATATCTGCATATGGATGTGTACGCTACTACTCAAACAAATTAGCTCCACGTCCTGGCGACACTGCTGATCATGAGATTGACAACAAGGCAAAGACCAACAAGAGTATGTTCAAACTGCAAGGCCAATATTACAATGAAGACACAGTACCACAACGAGCAAGCTTTTGGAGTTACGTGCTCCAAATTTCATATCAG ACATGTGCAGGTTCAGTAATTCTTACGGACATTGTCTTTTGGTTCATTATACTACCCTACTCGTCAAATTCACATCTTCAGCTAAACCtg TTGATGGGTGGTATGCATTCTCTCAACATTATTTTTCTTCTGATTGATACCTGTCTCAATAGCCTG CCATTACCTTGGTCGGGGCTTGCATATTTTGTGTTGTGGAGCTGCTGCTATGTCATTTTTCAGTGGCTTATCCATGCCTGCGGTTTAATTTG GTGGCCCTACCCCTTTTTGGAACTTTCAACGCCGTGGGCTCCTCTATG GTACTTTTGCTTGGCGGTGTTTCACTTGCCTTGCTATGGAATTTATTGGTTGCTTGTGGCCTTCAAAAACTCAACTTTCTCTACATTGTTCCCCCAAGCGTTTGTAAGACACTCCTGCTAG